In a single window of the Pocillopora verrucosa isolate sample1 chromosome 4, ASM3666991v2, whole genome shotgun sequence genome:
- the LOC136280516 gene encoding uncharacterized protein has product MAFKEIFIIVALAYVVGAARVRNCGGTIRPYKLSFSPNALRRNDRTLTVRGIVRIARSVRGSSFRYRVKIMKKGRDLCKHELKRFCTGRVRCVDIANVLKGAKCRNGQLLRGTYNIDAVRRTLPGDFLTLLRLTSKGMYTFKALLSSERNTVIGCVEGEVRKIN; this is encoded by the exons ATGGCTTTCAAGGAGATCTTCATCATTGTCGCTTTGGCTTATGTAGTTGGTGCTGCGCGGGTGAGAAACTGCGGTG GGACGATCCGGCCTTATAAGTTGTCATTCAGTCCGAATGCTTTGAGAAGAAATGATAGAACACTTACCGTCAGAGGAATAGTAAGAATTGCCAGATCTGTGCGTGGGTCATCATTCAGATACCGTGTtaaaattatgaagaaaggGAGGGACTTGTGCAAGCACGAACTTAAAAGATTTTG CACTGGCAGGGTGAGATGCGTCGACATTGCGAACGTTTTGAAAGGAGCAAAGTGTAGAAATGGTCAGTTGCTGAGAGGAACATACAATATTGATGCAGTACGTCGCACTCTGCCCGGTGACTTTCTTACGCTGCTGAGATTAACATCGAAG GGAATGTACACGTTCAAAGCACTTTTGTCGAGTGAGAGAAATACCGTGATAGGATGCGTCGAGGGGGaagtgagaaaaataaactaa
- the LOC131790144 gene encoding fructose-1,6-bisphosphatase 1-like — MGDIDTNCMTLTRFVLNEQRKIPGASGDLTQLLNAICCAIKAVSSAVRKAGIAQLYGIAGDTNVSGDQQQKLDVMANELFVNMLKSSYTTCLLVSEEDETVIEVETERQGKYMVFFDPLDGSSNIECLAAIGSIFGISRKEHDGPPTIEDALQPGRNFVAAGYALFGSATMVVITTGHGVNGFTLDPSIGEFVLTHPDIKMKPRGKPIYSINEGNACLFDEGVTKYLESIKFPKDGKSPYAARYVGSMVSDMHRTLVYGGIFMYPGNKKNPRGKLRLLYECAPMAYIIEQAGGMASDGKQPVLDIKPKELHERCPIFIGSAEDVKDFLKFNSA, encoded by the exons ATGGGTGACATAGATACAAATTGCATGACCCTCACTAGGTTTGTTTTGAACGAGCAGCGAAAGATTCCTGGGGCCAGTGGAGATCTCACTCAGTTGTTAAATGCAATCTGTTGTGCTATCAAAGCAGTATCTTCAGCAGTAAGAAAGGCCGGGATTGCTCAATT ATATGGTATTGCAGGTGATACAAATGTTTCTGGAGACCAACAGCAAAAATTAGATGTGATGGCAAATGAACTGTTTGTTAATATGCTGAAATCATCTTACACAACCTGCCTTTTGGTATCTGAAGAAGATGAAACAGTTATTGAGGTGGAAACCGAAAGGCAAGGAAAGTACATGGTTTTCTTTGATCCACTGGATGGCTCATCAAACATTGAATGTCTAGCTGCTATTGGCTCTATTTTTGGAATTTCAAGGAAg GAACATGATGGACCACCAACCATAGAAGATGCTCTCCAGCCAGGAAGAAATTTTGTTGCAGCAGGGTATGCACTGTTTGGAAGTGCAACAATGGTGGTGATAACAACTGGACATGGAGTCAATGGATTTACACTTGATCCA TCCATAGGTGAATTTGTTCTCACACATCCAGACATAAAAATGAAGCCACGTGGCAAGCCTATCTACAGTATAAATGAAGGAAATGCTTGTTTGTTTGATGAAGGAGTTACTAAATACTTAGAATCTATCAAATTTCCAAAG GATGGTAAATCTCCATATGCAGCTCGATATGTTGGCTCAATGGTGTCAGACATGCACAGGACATTAGTGTATGGAGGAATTTTCATGTACCCTGGAAATAAGAAGAACCCTCGAGGAAAG CTGCGCCTTTTGTATGAGTGTGCACCAATGGCGTATATCATCGAACAAGCTGGTGGAATGGCCTCAGATGGCAAACAACCAGTCCTAGATATCAAACCAAAGGAACTTCATGAGAGATGCCCTATCTTCATTGGATCAGCAGAAGATGTTAAAGATTTCCTCAAGTTTAATTCAGCATAG